The Kocuria sp. TGY1127_2 genome includes a window with the following:
- the nagB gene encoding glucosamine-6-phosphate deaminase, producing MEIIVTPNPEAVGEYAARRIAALIENKPDAVLGVATGSSPVPTYQALERKVRTGLDMSQVSAFALDEYVGLDEGHPQSYAEVVRRDVTERLELDPNLVHVPSGHAHDILAACEDYEAQIREAGGVDIQILGIGANGHIGFNEPSSSLSGRTRVKTLTPKTRKDNARFFDNDLSQVPTHCITQGIGTILDSRVALLVATGEGKADAVAAMAEGPMGAFCPASALQLHRRAVVVVDEAAASGLKNREYYDFVRDHRPDWQVEPQGRDERTVTSAHRRTTT from the coding sequence ATGGAGATCATCGTTACCCCGAACCCGGAAGCCGTGGGCGAGTACGCCGCCCGACGCATTGCCGCACTCATCGAGAATAAGCCGGACGCCGTTCTGGGCGTCGCAACCGGCTCGAGTCCGGTGCCTACTTATCAGGCTTTGGAACGGAAGGTCCGGACCGGTCTCGACATGTCGCAGGTCAGCGCTTTCGCCCTCGATGAGTATGTGGGGTTGGACGAAGGGCACCCGCAAAGCTATGCCGAGGTCGTGCGGAGGGACGTGACCGAGCGACTCGAGCTCGACCCGAACCTCGTGCATGTCCCCAGCGGACACGCGCACGACATCCTGGCGGCTTGCGAGGACTACGAGGCCCAGATTCGTGAAGCCGGCGGAGTGGACATCCAGATCCTCGGCATTGGAGCCAACGGACACATCGGATTCAATGAGCCAAGCTCTTCCTTGTCGGGACGGACGCGGGTCAAGACGCTGACTCCCAAGACGCGCAAAGACAACGCACGGTTCTTCGACAATGATCTCTCTCAGGTGCCCACTCATTGCATCACCCAGGGGATCGGTACCATCCTGGATTCCCGCGTTGCCCTGCTCGTCGCGACGGGCGAGGGCAAGGCCGATGCGGTCGCCGCAATGGCTGAGGGCCCTATGGGAGCGTTCTGCCCCGCCTCGGCGCTTCAATTGCACCGCAGGGCGGTCGTCGTCGTGGACGAAGCCGCCGCCTCCGGCTTGAAAAATCGCGAGTACTACGACTTCGTCCGGGACCACCGGCCCGATTGGCAGGTCGAGCCTCAAGGTCGTGATGAGCGCACCGTCACCTCAGCGCATCGACGAACCACGACGTAA
- a CDS encoding N-acetylglucosamine-6-phosphate deacetylase has product MTLLIHSAHPTQVLRDLPVLSHLPRAALRGDSGTVWIVVDEDGQPVRGGLGDSFRGLPEIDAVATRVDATGLYLTAPFTDIHSHGAGGYAYEEVESLPASLKVHREHGTGRAVASLVANPLKELEASCRRIATVIESGDGVPEGVRLEGIHAEGPWLSPTHKGAHREDFLHGASLDEAKRLVEAAGGYLRQVTLAPEYDEDLAVTRYLVDQGVRVAVGHTNADYATARRAFDAGASILTHAFNAMNGIHHRRPGPVMAAMESPHVYAEVIADGVHVAPEVIAMLFRSLPERVLLITDAMSATGQSDGEYRLGSLDVHVEAGIARLATQDGSQGAIAGSTLTMDQAVRTVVSAGVSINEALIAASTRPARALGLPPWGQGLSVQLLDSKLNPVPGVIPRTSIRRPRP; this is encoded by the coding sequence ATGACTCTGCTGATCCATTCCGCGCACCCGACCCAAGTTTTGCGGGATCTCCCGGTCCTATCTCATCTGCCCCGAGCGGCCCTGCGTGGTGACTCCGGAACGGTCTGGATCGTGGTCGACGAGGACGGTCAACCCGTCCGTGGCGGTCTCGGCGATTCTTTTCGCGGTCTGCCCGAGATCGATGCGGTTGCTACCCGTGTGGATGCGACGGGCTTGTACCTCACGGCACCCTTTACCGATATTCATTCGCACGGGGCTGGAGGGTACGCGTACGAGGAGGTCGAGAGTCTCCCGGCATCGTTGAAGGTGCATCGGGAGCACGGTACGGGAAGGGCCGTGGCATCCCTGGTTGCCAATCCGCTGAAAGAACTCGAGGCATCGTGTCGGAGAATCGCCACGGTAATCGAGTCGGGTGATGGCGTTCCGGAGGGTGTGAGGCTGGAAGGGATTCACGCCGAGGGCCCATGGCTATCCCCGACGCACAAAGGTGCTCACCGTGAGGATTTCCTTCATGGCGCGTCCCTCGACGAAGCGAAGCGGCTGGTCGAGGCGGCCGGGGGATACCTCCGTCAGGTGACGCTGGCCCCCGAATACGACGAGGATCTGGCCGTTACTCGGTACCTTGTGGATCAAGGAGTGCGAGTGGCGGTGGGGCACACGAATGCTGACTATGCGACAGCCCGTCGAGCATTCGACGCCGGGGCGTCGATTCTGACGCACGCGTTCAACGCCATGAACGGCATCCATCACCGGCGCCCGGGTCCAGTGATGGCTGCCATGGAATCGCCACACGTTTACGCAGAAGTGATTGCCGACGGTGTTCACGTGGCCCCCGAGGTGATCGCCATGCTGTTCCGGTCTCTGCCCGAAAGGGTCTTGCTCATTACGGATGCCATGTCCGCGACAGGCCAGTCCGACGGGGAGTATCGGTTGGGCTCATTGGATGTGCATGTTGAGGCCGGGATCGCCCGCCTGGCAACTCAAGACGGTAGCCAAGGGGCGATCGCTGGCTCGACCCTGACCATGGACCAGGCCGTGCGCACGGTTGTTTCCGCTGGGGTCAGTATCAACGAAGCACTAATCGCGGCCTCGACCCGGCCGGCTAGAGCTCTGGGATTGCCGCCGTGGGGTCAGGGCCTTTCGGTTCAGCTTCTGGATTCGAAACTGAACCCAGTTCCGGGGGTTATTCCCAGAACATCGATTCGACGTCCACGCCCCTGA
- a CDS encoding GntR family transcriptional regulator — protein sequence MTPHDVRAKPKYVSLAADLETEVISALEPHQALPTERDLQERYDVSRATVRRAIGHLVASGAVYAVRGSGTYVADPSLIRKDLRLTSFSQDMAERGHRPTSEPLGNDVVRADADLAVKLRISEGEDVGRVYRLRLADGAPMAIELSFIPLAVLGGHLPDPNGSLDRQLAREGHRAESARQAIRAVNLSLEEANLLSQPVGAAALRVERIAFDAAGTPVETTETTYRADRYGFDLTVVRTPKD from the coding sequence ATGACTCCTCATGATGTCCGGGCAAAGCCCAAGTACGTCTCGTTGGCTGCGGACTTGGAAACCGAGGTCATTTCTGCGCTGGAGCCTCATCAGGCTCTTCCTACCGAGAGGGACTTGCAGGAACGCTATGATGTGAGCCGGGCGACCGTGCGCCGGGCCATAGGTCATCTCGTCGCTTCCGGTGCCGTCTATGCGGTTCGTGGGTCGGGAACCTATGTTGCGGACCCCAGTCTGATTCGCAAGGACCTGCGGCTGACTTCTTTCTCGCAGGATATGGCGGAACGAGGTCATCGGCCGACCAGCGAGCCTTTGGGCAACGATGTCGTCCGAGCCGACGCCGACCTCGCCGTGAAACTCAGGATTTCGGAGGGCGAGGACGTTGGGCGCGTGTACCGTTTGCGCCTCGCCGATGGTGCGCCCATGGCCATTGAGCTATCTTTCATTCCGTTGGCCGTGCTGGGGGGCCATTTGCCCGATCCCAACGGCTCGCTCGACCGGCAATTGGCGCGAGAGGGTCACCGGGCGGAATCTGCACGGCAAGCGATTCGGGCGGTTAACCTCAGCCTGGAGGAAGCGAATCTTCTGTCCCAGCCTGTCGGCGCGGCGGCATTGCGTGTGGAGCGTATCGCCTTCGACGCGGCGGGAACCCCCGTCGAAACCACGGAGACCACCTATCGCGCGGACCGGTACGGCTTCGACCTCACTGTTGTCCGCACACCGAAGGATTGA
- a CDS encoding N-acetylmannosamine-6-phosphate 2-epimerase: MLLTNEQLQNLRGRLIVSAQAYPGEAMRDPRTMAQVAQSAVVGGAAAIRVQGIADIQHTRSAVEVPVIGLFKDGHEGVFITPTLHHALAVAQAGAHIVAIDGTRRNRPDGRSLHETIAALHEQSAAKVMADCGSLDDALAAVDAGADIVGTTLAGYTGERAKTDGPDLELISSIAEAQTGKMLIAEGRIHSPAQAAAALGAGADSVVVGTAITHPASITSWFVDALR; this comes from the coding sequence ATGCTTCTCACGAATGAGCAGCTCCAGAATCTCCGCGGGCGTCTGATCGTCTCGGCGCAGGCCTACCCTGGGGAAGCTATGCGGGATCCGCGGACCATGGCGCAGGTCGCTCAATCGGCCGTCGTCGGAGGAGCGGCGGCCATCAGGGTCCAGGGAATCGCGGATATCCAGCACACCCGATCCGCGGTAGAGGTGCCGGTGATCGGATTGTTCAAGGACGGGCACGAAGGCGTCTTCATCACCCCGACCCTTCACCACGCTCTGGCGGTCGCCCAAGCGGGTGCGCATATCGTCGCCATCGACGGAACACGCAGGAACCGGCCTGACGGGCGGAGTCTGCACGAGACGATTGCCGCCTTGCACGAGCAGTCGGCGGCCAAAGTCATGGCCGATTGCGGCTCCCTCGATGACGCCCTCGCCGCGGTCGATGCAGGGGCCGACATCGTGGGGACAACCCTGGCCGGTTATACCGGGGAACGAGCCAAAACTGACGGACCGGACCTGGAGCTCATTTCCTCGATCGCAGAAGCACAGACTGGGAAGATGCTCATTGCCGAAGGCCGCATCCATTCCCCGGCCCAGGCGGCCGCGGCCCTCGGCGCAGGGGCGGATTCCGTGGTCGTGGGCACCGCGATCACCCACCCGGCCAGCATTACGTCGTGGTTCGTCGATGCGCTGAGGTGA
- a CDS encoding GntR family transcriptional regulator, whose translation MVHKHEQVRSELRDLARHELSPGDALPGERQLEKQFGVSRITIRRAVADLVAEGVLVRIHGKGTYVSHGRVRSNLHLASFTEDMKRAGLEPSTRILLAERRQATPRAAEFFGLDDGEETLCVKRLRLANHAPVSVDESWMRPELTDLLLAKDLSQSLYSHLSGTEFAVSTAEQTVEAAAVDPDLARILDVEAAAPVLLFHRYTFARGEHGPLPLEYSISTYRSDRYQISMSLELDRTGLSDQPEAASA comes from the coding sequence GTGGTTCACAAGCATGAACAGGTCAGGTCGGAACTGCGCGACCTGGCGCGGCACGAGTTGTCCCCGGGTGATGCCTTACCTGGTGAAAGGCAGCTGGAAAAACAATTCGGCGTTTCCCGCATCACGATCCGACGTGCCGTCGCGGACCTCGTGGCCGAAGGCGTGCTGGTGCGCATCCACGGCAAAGGGACTTATGTCTCCCATGGGCGCGTTCGTTCCAATCTGCACTTGGCTTCCTTCACGGAAGACATGAAACGCGCAGGACTGGAACCATCGACGAGGATCCTCTTGGCCGAACGCAGGCAGGCCACGCCGAGGGCAGCGGAGTTCTTCGGGCTGGACGACGGCGAGGAAACCCTGTGCGTCAAACGGCTCCGGCTCGCGAATCATGCCCCGGTCAGCGTGGACGAATCGTGGATGCGACCGGAACTGACCGATCTTCTGCTCGCCAAAGATCTGAGCCAATCTCTGTATTCGCACTTGTCCGGGACGGAGTTCGCGGTCAGCACCGCCGAGCAGACCGTGGAAGCCGCTGCGGTAGATCCTGATCTGGCTCGAATTCTGGACGTGGAGGCGGCAGCACCCGTCCTGCTTTTCCACCGATATACCTTTGCCCGCGGAGAACACGGGCCCCTTCCGCTCGAATACTCGATTTCGACGTACCGTTCGGATCGGTATCAGATTTCGATGAGTCTGGAGCTGGATCGAACCGGGCTTTCCGATCAGCCTGAGGCCGCCTCCGCTTAA
- a CDS encoding glucose PTS transporter subunit EIIB, whose translation MFDPEKLLEALGGADNIEDIEGCITRLRTEVEDSSVVNQAALKAMGAHGVVVSGGMVQVVVGPEAENLAEDIQDLL comes from the coding sequence ATGTTTGATCCGGAAAAGCTTCTGGAAGCTCTCGGGGGCGCAGACAATATCGAGGACATCGAGGGCTGCATCACACGGTTGCGCACCGAGGTCGAGGACTCATCCGTCGTCAACCAGGCTGCGCTCAAGGCCATGGGCGCCCACGGTGTGGTCGTCTCGGGTGGCATGGTTCAGGTCGTCGTCGGTCCCGAGGCGGAGAACCTGGCCGAAGACATCCAGGATCTGCTGTAG
- a CDS encoding TM0106 family RecB-like putative nuclease, which translates to MFFVDAPGQTPGSSHRSLVYSASDLVRAAECPWATVHILEEKLGRLPRFRAPEDAMLERTSRLGDQHEAAVLQDMIAQCGRFDRSTGRGVYEVEPAGTLDRGALLRKHQESIAALRVGADVVFQASFFDGRFHGRSDFLVREADGRYAVFDTKLARHAKVTALLQLAAYADQLAQAGIPVSDTVTLILGNRERASFSVGEFMAVYQERRDRFESLTQDRMNPSAAPLDWWDEALPRCGACPHCLAEIEKHQDVLKVAGMSMTQRKKLRQRYDVRTMMDLAGLGGRDLPAPVRSARDQAAMQCGLSVPDKTVTYTDAEGVQQSVSYLVTDSAPLTRIPAANPGDIFFDFEGDPMWQDPDDSSWGIEYLFGLIETPLDSAEEPAFVPFWAHSREEEKQALLDFLQYVSERRQRYPGMKIYHYANYEKRALRDLAARHGVGEEEVDDLLREEVLVDLYESVRASLRISQGSYSIKKLEPLYMGDQLRMGDVTNAAASVVAYADYCLARDTGENEHANSVLSSISDYNRYDCLSTLKLRNWLLSLVSRSATEEVSRPPQLPGTQVESETIESARETPVELSLNHFVETATPESTALSPGELRDTVRAVAMVSSATGYHRRERKQFWWAHFDRLTAPVSDWESQRDVVVFERMSVEEDWHKASPRSKVEKRVLAGTARLAEGSGLKPGDSGLFAMYEAPLPPYLENKALEAQQRIEARSGGQQPVVSRASDARLTVESLEPASSPGLVRIRMIESRPQGTEPFDQIPMASTPSAPIRTAAQEDSLAALAEEVDAALPQLPRAAGLDILARRRPRLVGGAALPRANDPGWGDGKIPMADAIHAAVSRLDDSYIAVQGPPGTGKSYVGSHVIGRLVTEGWTIGVVAQSHAVIENLLRGCITNGGVPAAAIAKAKKARPQGDAISPQVPWQEISPKEISSFLAEAMPPDSGPGEGRVYGGTAWDFANQDRFAPGSLDLLVIDEAGQYSLANMLAVSRAARNMLLLGDPQQLPQVTQGSHPYPVDESALGWLSAGERTLPPEFGYFLDSSWRMHPQLCGPVSKLSYQGKLRSAHAAARRVLTDTRPGVYRLDVPHVGNATSSPEEAHQVVELARQFIGRSWSDAPDQALRPLEPEDVLVVAAYNAQVEVIRDALEKAGLSHPDETGVRVGTVDRFQGQEAPIVIISMAASSADEVPRGMDFLLSPNRLNVAVSRGQWAAVIVSSPSLTDYWPTNPESLSILGGFTALRRDAARWNELPLSGSTRDKEGMIHE; encoded by the coding sequence GTGTTCTTCGTCGATGCCCCGGGCCAAACCCCCGGGAGCTCTCATCGTTCCTTGGTCTACTCTGCTTCGGATTTGGTCCGTGCCGCGGAATGTCCGTGGGCAACAGTACACATCTTGGAGGAAAAGCTAGGCCGCCTGCCCCGCTTCCGTGCCCCAGAGGACGCGATGCTCGAGCGCACCTCCAGATTGGGAGATCAGCACGAGGCCGCTGTGCTGCAAGACATGATCGCTCAATGCGGGCGTTTCGATCGGAGCACCGGCCGCGGGGTCTATGAGGTCGAGCCGGCCGGAACCCTGGACCGCGGGGCCCTTCTTCGAAAGCACCAAGAATCCATTGCAGCTCTGCGCGTGGGCGCTGACGTCGTTTTTCAGGCATCTTTCTTCGACGGCCGATTCCACGGTCGTTCGGATTTTCTCGTCCGTGAGGCCGACGGCAGATACGCCGTCTTCGACACCAAACTGGCTCGTCACGCCAAGGTCACCGCATTACTGCAGCTTGCCGCCTATGCGGACCAACTGGCGCAAGCGGGGATCCCGGTCTCGGATACGGTCACGTTGATACTCGGCAATCGGGAACGGGCGTCATTTAGTGTCGGGGAGTTCATGGCGGTTTACCAAGAGCGCAGGGACCGCTTCGAGTCACTGACTCAGGATCGCATGAATCCATCAGCCGCTCCGCTCGACTGGTGGGACGAGGCCCTGCCCCGTTGCGGCGCGTGTCCCCACTGCCTTGCCGAAATCGAGAAACACCAGGACGTCCTGAAGGTTGCGGGGATGTCCATGACCCAGCGCAAAAAACTACGCCAACGCTATGACGTACGCACCATGATGGACTTGGCGGGTCTGGGCGGCCGAGACCTTCCCGCTCCTGTTCGCTCCGCTCGGGATCAAGCGGCGATGCAATGTGGACTGTCCGTCCCGGACAAGACCGTGACTTATACGGATGCGGAAGGAGTCCAGCAGAGTGTTTCCTATCTGGTCACTGATTCCGCGCCCCTGACAAGGATCCCGGCCGCCAACCCCGGGGACATATTCTTCGATTTCGAGGGCGACCCCATGTGGCAGGATCCTGATGATTCTTCATGGGGCATCGAGTATCTTTTCGGCCTTATCGAGACACCGCTCGACTCTGCTGAAGAACCCGCGTTCGTGCCGTTCTGGGCGCACTCCCGGGAAGAAGAGAAGCAGGCTCTTCTCGATTTTCTGCAGTACGTCAGTGAACGTCGGCAGCGTTATCCCGGTATGAAGATCTACCACTATGCCAATTACGAGAAACGTGCACTGCGAGACCTCGCGGCCCGGCACGGCGTCGGGGAGGAAGAAGTCGACGACCTCCTTCGCGAAGAGGTCCTTGTGGATCTCTACGAGTCCGTCCGCGCGAGTTTGCGCATTTCGCAGGGCTCGTATTCGATCAAGAAATTGGAACCGCTCTACATGGGCGATCAGCTCCGCATGGGGGATGTCACCAACGCCGCGGCCTCGGTCGTGGCCTACGCCGATTATTGCTTGGCTCGCGATACGGGTGAGAACGAGCATGCGAATTCCGTTCTGAGTTCGATCAGCGACTACAACCGATACGATTGCCTGTCGACTCTCAAGCTCCGCAACTGGTTGCTCTCTCTCGTCTCTCGTTCCGCGACCGAAGAAGTGAGCCGGCCGCCCCAATTGCCCGGGACTCAGGTCGAATCGGAAACGATCGAGTCCGCGCGCGAGACACCCGTCGAATTGTCGCTGAACCACTTCGTGGAGACAGCCACGCCCGAGTCCACCGCGCTCTCCCCGGGAGAGCTGAGGGACACGGTCCGGGCGGTCGCTATGGTCTCCAGCGCTACCGGTTATCACCGACGCGAACGGAAACAATTCTGGTGGGCTCACTTCGACCGACTCACGGCTCCCGTTTCGGACTGGGAATCGCAGCGAGACGTCGTGGTCTTCGAGCGGATGAGTGTGGAAGAGGATTGGCACAAGGCTTCACCTCGGTCGAAGGTCGAAAAGCGCGTCCTCGCCGGAACGGCCCGCCTCGCGGAGGGTTCCGGACTGAAGCCCGGAGACTCAGGGCTCTTCGCTATGTACGAAGCTCCGCTACCACCGTACTTGGAAAACAAGGCGCTCGAAGCCCAGCAACGTATCGAGGCTCGGTCCGGAGGGCAACAACCGGTCGTTTCGCGCGCCAGCGATGCTCGGCTGACCGTAGAATCCCTGGAGCCCGCTTCGTCCCCTGGACTGGTCCGCATCCGGATGATCGAATCCCGTCCTCAAGGCACGGAGCCCTTCGACCAGATTCCAATGGCGTCGACCCCCTCGGCGCCCATTCGCACTGCGGCCCAGGAAGATTCGCTCGCGGCTCTCGCGGAGGAAGTCGACGCGGCCCTCCCCCAGTTACCTCGGGCAGCGGGATTGGACATCCTGGCCCGCAGGCGGCCACGGCTCGTCGGCGGGGCAGCCCTTCCACGAGCAAACGACCCGGGCTGGGGAGACGGGAAGATCCCCATGGCAGATGCGATCCACGCGGCGGTCTCGCGGCTGGACGACTCCTACATTGCTGTTCAGGGCCCGCCCGGAACCGGGAAATCGTACGTGGGATCTCATGTGATCGGACGTCTGGTGACCGAGGGGTGGACCATCGGGGTAGTCGCCCAATCGCACGCCGTCATCGAAAATCTACTGCGTGGCTGCATCACCAACGGAGGCGTCCCCGCGGCGGCCATCGCCAAAGCCAAGAAAGCACGCCCACAAGGAGATGCGATTTCTCCTCAAGTTCCTTGGCAGGAAATCTCGCCCAAGGAGATTTCCTCATTCTTGGCGGAAGCAATGCCTCCCGACTCGGGGCCAGGCGAGGGGCGAGTGTACGGCGGCACGGCCTGGGACTTCGCGAACCAAGACCGTTTTGCCCCGGGGAGCCTGGACCTTCTCGTCATCGACGAGGCCGGGCAGTACTCCCTGGCCAATATGCTGGCCGTCTCTCGGGCCGCGCGCAACATGCTTCTGCTGGGCGATCCTCAGCAATTGCCTCAAGTCACCCAGGGAAGTCATCCGTATCCTGTCGACGAATCAGCTTTGGGTTGGCTCTCCGCGGGCGAGCGCACCCTGCCACCCGAATTCGGGTACTTTCTCGACTCGTCATGGCGAATGCATCCACAACTGTGCGGACCGGTCTCCAAGCTGTCATACCAAGGCAAGCTTCGGTCCGCACATGCTGCGGCTCGGCGGGTGCTGACAGATACCCGCCCAGGCGTGTATCGTCTCGACGTTCCACACGTAGGGAATGCGACGTCCTCTCCGGAGGAAGCTCACCAGGTCGTGGAGCTCGCGAGACAATTCATCGGAAGGAGCTGGAGTGATGCGCCGGACCAAGCGCTCAGGCCGTTGGAACCTGAGGATGTCCTCGTCGTGGCTGCCTACAACGCCCAAGTGGAAGTCATTCGTGACGCCCTGGAAAAAGCGGGGCTTTCGCATCCGGATGAAACGGGGGTCCGGGTGGGCACCGTCGATCGGTTTCAAGGCCAGGAAGCGCCGATAGTCATTATTTCAATGGCGGCTTCTTCTGCAGACGAAGTGCCTCGGGGGATGGATTTTCTCTTGTCACCCAACCGACTCAACGTAGCCGTTTCCCGTGGACAATGGGCGGCGGTGATCGTCAGCTCCCCCAGCCTCACAGATTATTGGCCGACCAACCCGGAATCGCTGTCGATTCTCGGCGGTTTCACGGCCCTTCGTCGGGACGCCGCACGATGGAACGAACTTCCGCTCTCAGGGAGCACGCGGGACAAAGAAGGGATGATCCATGAATAA
- the nrdF gene encoding class 1b ribonucleoside-diphosphate reductase subunit beta translates to MSNATPNLPITDISVTPPSFRHDPALRLRPVNWNQVQDEKDLEVWNRLTSNFWLPEKVPLSNDLPAWQRLTDEERTLTMRVFTGLTLLDTVQATVGEISQIQDARTEHEEAVYTNIAFMQSVHARSYSSVFSTLSSSRDIEQSYRWAVSNDLLQERAKKVLMHYYGDDPLRRKVASTLLSSLLLYAGFYLPLHFSVHATLTNTADMIRLILRDKAVHGYYSGYKFQRGLRACSVARQEEVKDFTVNLLEELYELELHYSGELYEPLGLMDDVAVFVRYNANKALMNLGYPAYFSAEETAVNPEILAALAPGADENHDFFSGSGSSYVMGKAVETDDSDWDF, encoded by the coding sequence ATGTCCAACGCGACCCCGAACCTTCCGATCACCGATATTTCCGTGACCCCGCCGTCCTTTCGCCACGACCCGGCTCTGCGCCTGCGCCCCGTCAATTGGAATCAGGTACAGGACGAGAAAGACCTCGAAGTCTGGAACCGATTGACCTCGAATTTCTGGCTTCCCGAGAAGGTACCCCTGTCCAACGACCTTCCGGCTTGGCAGCGACTGACCGATGAGGAACGAACATTGACCATGCGAGTGTTCACCGGGTTGACCTTGCTCGACACGGTTCAGGCGACGGTCGGGGAGATCAGCCAGATCCAGGACGCTCGCACCGAGCACGAGGAAGCCGTCTACACGAATATCGCCTTCATGCAGTCCGTGCACGCCAGATCCTATTCGAGCGTTTTCTCCACGCTTTCCAGCTCTCGCGATATCGAGCAGTCGTATCGGTGGGCGGTCTCCAACGACCTCCTGCAGGAACGTGCCAAGAAGGTCTTGATGCACTATTACGGCGATGACCCGTTGCGGCGGAAAGTCGCCTCGACCCTGTTGTCTTCGCTCTTGCTCTACGCGGGGTTCTACCTGCCGCTTCACTTCTCGGTGCACGCGACCCTGACCAATACCGCGGACATGATCCGGCTGATCCTTCGGGACAAAGCCGTCCACGGTTACTACTCGGGTTACAAATTCCAGCGGGGCCTCCGAGCTTGCTCGGTCGCGCGCCAGGAAGAGGTCAAGGACTTCACCGTCAACTTGTTGGAAGAGCTGTACGAGCTGGAGCTGCACTATTCGGGAGAACTGTACGAACCGCTGGGGCTCATGGACGACGTCGCCGTTTTCGTCCGATACAACGCCAACAAGGCACTGATGAACTTGGGCTATCCCGCGTACTTCTCCGCGGAGGAGACCGCCGTGAATCCGGAAATCCTGGCGGCCCTCGCTCCAGGCGCCGATGAGAACCACGATTTCTTCAGTGGTTCGGGCTCCTCCTACGTGATGGGCAAGGCCGTGGAGACGGACGATTCCGACTGGGACTTCTAG
- a CDS encoding PTS transporter subunit EIIC: protein MSSSDVPMTAAGSSPKKGDGKSMKVLQRFGRSLMLPIAALPAAAILQRLGQDDLLGRFSSISTAAQVIGAAGTALFDGLPLLFAVGISFGFAKKGDGSTALAAVVGYLVMTNVFKVMSPVVLSSDATSAAGEDPAIDYGVLGGIVIGLTSAMLWQRFHRTKLPDWLGFFGGRRLVPILTSLAALVLGVVLALIYPLFDKGLSAIGTAVGGNPVAGAGLYGVLNRLLIPFGLHHILNSIVWFILGDYNGAHGDLTRFFAGDPSAGVFMTGFFPIMMFGLPAAALAIWHEAKPGQKKIVGGIMLSTGLTSFLTGITEPLEFSFMFIAWPLYLIHAVLMGTSMALTNALGIHSGFGFSAGTIDYVLNFGISQNSIWLIPIGVGYGLIYYFLFRFVIRKWNLRTPGREEDPDEGAAVADGDLEEASSSATERVDSADGENPRRETEG, encoded by the coding sequence ATGTCTTCGTCAGACGTCCCCATGACGGCCGCCGGGTCTTCCCCCAAAAAAGGCGACGGCAAATCCATGAAAGTCCTTCAGCGCTTCGGGAGGAGCCTGATGCTTCCGATCGCGGCTCTGCCCGCAGCCGCGATCCTTCAACGACTGGGGCAAGACGACCTCCTCGGCCGTTTCTCCTCGATCTCCACCGCAGCCCAGGTGATCGGCGCCGCCGGTACGGCTCTCTTCGACGGGCTGCCGCTGCTCTTCGCGGTCGGCATTTCCTTCGGCTTCGCCAAAAAGGGCGATGGCTCGACGGCGCTCGCGGCCGTCGTCGGCTACCTCGTGATGACCAACGTGTTCAAGGTGATGTCGCCGGTCGTCCTCAGCAGCGACGCAACCTCGGCCGCAGGGGAGGACCCTGCGATCGACTACGGCGTCCTGGGCGGGATCGTGATCGGATTGACGTCCGCCATGTTGTGGCAACGTTTTCACCGGACGAAACTGCCCGATTGGCTCGGCTTCTTCGGCGGAAGGCGTCTCGTCCCGATCCTGACGTCCCTGGCGGCCCTGGTGCTCGGCGTGGTCCTGGCCTTGATCTATCCGCTCTTCGACAAGGGGCTGTCCGCAATCGGCACCGCGGTCGGAGGGAACCCTGTGGCAGGTGCCGGTCTATACGGTGTACTGAACCGGCTCCTGATTCCTTTCGGCCTCCACCACATTCTCAATTCCATTGTCTGGTTCATCCTCGGAGACTACAACGGCGCTCACGGCGATCTGACGCGGTTCTTCGCGGGCGATCCCAGCGCGGGAGTGTTCATGACGGGCTTCTTCCCGATCATGATGTTCGGTCTTCCCGCGGCTGCGCTGGCCATATGGCATGAAGCCAAACCAGGGCAGAAGAAGATCGTCGGCGGCATCATGCTGTCCACCGGTCTGACGTCGTTCCTGACCGGTATCACTGAGCCCCTCGAGTTTTCCTTCATGTTCATCGCATGGCCGCTGTATTTGATCCACGCGGTGCTCATGGGGACCTCGATGGCGCTGACTAACGCCCTGGGGATTCACTCCGGATTCGGTTTCTCTGCCGGAACCATCGACTACGTGCTCAACTTCGGCATATCTCAGAATTCGATCTGGCTGATACCCATAGGGGTGGGCTACGGACTGATCTACTACTTCCTCTTCCGATTCGTGATCCGTAAATGGAACCTGAGAACCCCGGGGCGCGAGGAAGACCCCGACGAAGGTGCGGCGGTCGCGGACGGAGACCTCGAGGAGGCCTCGTCATCGGCTACTGAGCGCGTCGACTCCGCCGATGGCGAGAACCCCCGTCGAGAGACTGAGGGCTAG